One Pyrofollis japonicus DNA window includes the following coding sequences:
- a CDS encoding ABC transporter permease, with the protein MKHSLRRRINSFIGLLYFYALAYIVRAPSSAPLLVLRMSIFIALLSIIAGKDYAVHVLSGTLVALAFGAGLSQFSVDVNALRVSGYRYLLLNTPLGPISFAVATATGMSLLSFIGMSVFFIPWYYLCKPSALGLFELLVVLALTWLCGLLIGFLLTVFIKTPHVLFNVTDTVYALLVYLMPVYYPLKLIPARIRAFTLISPATHGAVLVREIALKGHITTPGNLEALLAAVIILLLATSKLTKWRED; encoded by the coding sequence ATGAAGCACAGCCTTAGGAGGAGAATCAATTCCTTTATAGGGCTTCTCTACTTCTATGCTCTCGCCTACATTGTTAGGGCACCTTCCTCAGCACCATTGCTTGTTCTCCGAATGAGCATTTTCATAGCCCTGTTATCTATAATAGCTGGCAAAGACTATGCCGTACACGTGTTATCAGGTACATTAGTTGCACTCGCCTTTGGAGCAGGTCTCTCGCAGTTCTCGGTTGACGTGAATGCTTTACGGGTCTCAGGATATAGGTACTTGTTGCTTAACACTCCCCTAGGCCCCATATCGTTCGCAGTTGCTACTGCTACAGGTATGAGTCTCCTCTCCTTCATAGGGATGTCCGTATTCTTTATACCATGGTACTATCTCTGCAAACCCTCAGCCCTAGGCCTCTTCGAGCTCTTAGTCGTGCTAGCGCTTACTTGGCTATGCGGCTTACTAATTGGTTTCCTGTTAACAGTCTTTATCAAGACACCTCACGTCTTATTCAACGTGACCGATACCGTTTACGCGCTTCTAGTATACCTCATGCCAGTCTATTACCCGTTAAAGCTCATACCAGCAAGAATTAGAGCATTTACGCTAATTTCACCAGCAACCCATGGAGCAGTGCTCGTACGCGAAATCGCACTAAAAGGGCACATCACCACCCCAGGTAACCTTGAAGCCCTACTTGCAGCCGTGATAATATTGCTCCTAGCTACTTCCAAACTGACCAAATGGCGCGAAGACTAA
- a CDS encoding PIN domain-containing protein, protein MIFLDTNAILYYLHDVKLYSRQIEDIITDENKLYTSIRIIDEAIFTLIRTKAWLKLGIRRIEKLREYIQKHGYKPFKEELNELTTFLEDTDITVLEDRANVQELISTAKEYHLLPADALIALTCKHYEINTILTFDEDFKRVLWLKVVP, encoded by the coding sequence ATGATATTTCTAGATACCAATGCCATACTCTACTATCTCCACGACGTAAAACTATATTCTAGACAAATAGAAGACATAATCACGGACGAGAACAAACTATACACAAGCATTCGCATCATAGACGAAGCTATATTCACCCTTATAAGAACAAAAGCATGGCTAAAACTCGGGATAAGACGCATAGAAAAACTAAGAGAATACATCCAAAAACACGGATATAAGCCATTTAAAGAAGAACTCAACGAGCTAACCACATTCCTAGAGGACACCGATATCACAGTCCTAGAGGACAGAGCAAACGTTCAGGAACTCATATCAACAGCCAAGGAATACCACCTACTACCAGCAGACGCACTAATAGCACTAACCTGTAAACACTACGAAATAAATACGATCCTTACATTTGACGAAGACTTCAAGAGAGTACTATGGCTGAAGGTTGTACCCTAA
- a CDS encoding antitoxin AF2212-like protein translates to MSKVIRVKYEKGVLKPLEPLELSEGEELLVKIIVAEERRRLIRRHRGSLGQVPKELLDKFMLEAEEQ, encoded by the coding sequence GTGTCTAAGGTTATTAGAGTAAAATATGAGAAGGGCGTGCTTAAGCCATTAGAACCCTTGGAGCTGAGCGAGGGAGAAGAGCTACTAGTTAAGATTATAGTAGCTGAAGAAAGGAGGAGACTAATTAGGAGGCACCGAGGATCCCTAGGCCAAGTACCGAAGGAGCTTCTGGATAAATTCATGCTTGAGGCTGAGGAGCAGTAA
- a CDS encoding coiled-coil domain-containing protein, with product MRLVSKHASALFIVLALLVASLAPITSLARIAAAENQATTTNNSTNVSSSGYGIVIALRISVNNVEALFKTWGVPNGSELWEKLSEINESIAKVEELVKQGKINEARVLAAKLFKQLGLLVAEAAQQYARRVAGNTTEKALVIAEINRLAAMLRATLAALNATLHRVDATIRWAAKANVTACNNVVEELRSLKKELSESIAKGEELLNETLALKRLVIQGNITADEARKQVKELGEEIRDYVKDSMELVKEARIEAAKPHFCKAREELEKIVEKLRERIENLTEEAKKLREQGREDLAKRLEKRAEILERMLQRYESMLNETTGKGFRGLGPGEIFKIIKIRHMLPSPIKDIIGKRFHILPIPLPLPPMGLDKALVKLKMTIVQLRAMKYVVPSDLRDQYNETLAALATLADKLEAYKHNETSKEDVLKAAQAALKKLDDLKEVLRERKAGKRALAPLIHLVDMAEQQVKTIMKIIGGGEAHEEKPALTKIVAKRMIEAAQKSLEAAKRLAEIKKDDDLVKSIEAQIEELSKAKEALEEGNTAKAQTIISNVVSVLKNLEGSLDGHDWITLRIRILIGQASITLEALLALIS from the coding sequence ATGAGGCTCGTAAGCAAGCACGCGTCCGCACTTTTCATAGTACTTGCACTACTAGTTGCAAGTCTGGCACCGATAACGAGCCTAGCTAGGATAGCTGCCGCAGAGAACCAAGCAACCACAACTAATAATAGTACTAATGTTAGTAGCAGCGGCTACGGCATAGTAATAGCTCTAAGAATCAGCGTCAACAACGTAGAAGCGTTGTTCAAGACATGGGGTGTGCCTAACGGCTCAGAACTGTGGGAGAAGCTCAGCGAGATAAACGAGAGTATAGCCAAGGTAGAGGAGCTGGTAAAGCAGGGCAAGATCAACGAGGCCAGAGTGCTTGCAGCAAAGCTCTTCAAGCAGCTCGGCCTACTGGTCGCTGAGGCAGCGCAGCAATACGCTAGGAGAGTAGCAGGCAACACCACTGAGAAGGCACTAGTGATCGCCGAGATTAACAGGCTAGCAGCAATGCTTAGAGCAACACTGGCCGCGCTGAACGCAACCCTACACCGCGTCGACGCTACTATCCGCTGGGCAGCAAAAGCCAACGTAACGGCCTGCAACAACGTAGTGGAAGAGCTAAGGAGCCTCAAGAAGGAGCTTAGCGAGAGCATAGCTAAAGGAGAAGAACTGCTCAACGAAACCCTGGCGCTAAAGAGGCTAGTAATACAGGGCAACATCACCGCTGACGAGGCACGCAAACAAGTCAAGGAGCTTGGCGAAGAGATACGCGACTACGTTAAGGACTCTATGGAGCTGGTGAAGGAGGCTAGGATAGAGGCAGCTAAGCCACACTTCTGCAAGGCTAGGGAAGAGCTCGAGAAGATAGTGGAGAAGCTGAGGGAGCGAATAGAGAACCTGACAGAGGAGGCAAAGAAGCTGCGCGAACAGGGCAGAGAGGATCTCGCCAAGAGGCTCGAGAAGAGGGCTGAGATATTAGAGAGAATGCTTCAGCGCTACGAAAGCATGCTTAACGAGACAACTGGTAAGGGCTTCAGAGGCCTCGGGCCAGGAGAAATATTCAAGATCATAAAGATTCGCCACATGCTACCAAGCCCCATAAAGGACATCATCGGTAAGAGGTTCCACATACTACCAATACCGCTGCCGCTCCCGCCAATGGGGCTCGACAAGGCACTAGTCAAGCTGAAGATGACTATAGTCCAGCTACGTGCAATGAAGTATGTGGTGCCCAGTGATCTGAGAGACCAGTACAACGAGACCCTTGCAGCGCTCGCCACGCTGGCGGACAAGCTTGAAGCGTATAAGCACAACGAGACAAGTAAGGAGGACGTGCTTAAGGCGGCACAGGCAGCGCTAAAGAAGCTCGATGACCTCAAAGAAGTGCTCAGGGAGAGAAAGGCAGGGAAGCGAGCACTAGCACCGCTAATACACCTAGTGGATATGGCTGAGCAACAAGTAAAGACAATAATGAAGATAATTGGAGGCGGTGAGGCTCACGAAGAGAAGCCTGCTCTAACCAAGATCGTTGCAAAGAGAATGATCGAAGCCGCACAGAAATCCCTGGAAGCGGCGAAGAGGCTAGCAGAAATAAAGAAAGACGATGACCTAGTAAAGAGCATTGAGGCCCAGATAGAGGAGCTCAGCAAGGCCAAGGAGGCACTGGAGGAAGGCAATACTGCAAAGGCGCAGACAATAATAAGCAACGTGGTATCGGTCCTCAAGAATCTTGAAGGCAGCCTAGACGGCCATGACTGGATAACGCTAAGGATAAGGATACTCATAGGCCAAGCATCTATAACTCTTGAGGCACTACTGGCACTAATAAGTTAG
- a CDS encoding ABC transporter permease subunit, giving the protein MGLLVRKELRTLLREPMVIAMIVLPAIIYGSMSPFLGSAVKQVEEASKLRGVSIAIAACDKADYFVAKTIAAALKTRGANASAVNTCTPRNLIERYELVVYLEPGFTESIITGKARITIYVRGDVSRLNRMLALPTAAMGYIGEALGGEKKQNVSVRTLIVLNNKVWSLRDINNFFSLATFMSYATLFIVFPAASIGASLIGAEREERTLEVLLSLPISRRDIAVSKSVAAIVVGLLAAASAMLGLVIFARSAKIPVSLKVFDAEMLTLYALALGAEALLATTLALFVGLFSTTTRGAQAAAGIVAFPALIPTFLLITGLPKTSLLVAAPFTAVIYTVLKPFIGSTMPLLAVIVQGVEALLVLALLARILETETAVTGPETLKRWRRKLGRRRSLIARRRPM; this is encoded by the coding sequence ATGGGCCTCCTTGTCCGCAAGGAGCTTAGGACACTGCTTCGCGAGCCCATGGTTATAGCAATGATAGTACTGCCAGCCATAATCTATGGCTCCATGTCCCCCTTCCTGGGCTCAGCTGTGAAGCAGGTAGAGGAGGCCTCCAAGCTCCGTGGTGTGAGCATCGCTATCGCCGCGTGCGATAAGGCTGACTACTTTGTCGCGAAGACAATTGCTGCCGCGCTGAAGACTCGTGGAGCAAACGCCTCGGCGGTGAATACGTGTACGCCCAGGAACCTGATAGAGAGATACGAGCTAGTCGTTTACCTTGAGCCAGGGTTCACCGAGTCAATCATAACAGGGAAGGCCAGGATAACCATCTATGTGCGCGGCGACGTTAGCCGGCTAAACAGGATGCTCGCCCTGCCCACAGCCGCCATGGGCTATATAGGCGAGGCCCTTGGGGGAGAGAAGAAGCAGAACGTCAGCGTAAGGACACTGATAGTGCTGAACAACAAGGTGTGGAGCCTCAGGGACATAAACAACTTCTTCAGCCTAGCGACATTCATGTCCTACGCCACCCTGTTCATAGTGTTCCCCGCCGCCTCGATAGGAGCCTCACTAATAGGAGCAGAGAGGGAGGAGCGCACCCTAGAGGTTCTCCTTAGCCTCCCGATAAGCCGTAGAGACATAGCAGTCTCGAAAAGCGTCGCAGCCATAGTCGTCGGGTTGCTCGCAGCCGCCTCCGCGATGCTAGGCCTCGTCATATTCGCGCGCTCCGCAAAGATACCGGTAAGCCTCAAAGTATTCGACGCAGAAATGCTCACACTTTACGCGCTAGCCCTAGGAGCTGAAGCACTACTAGCGACAACGCTCGCCCTCTTCGTGGGCTTATTTAGCACGACTACACGCGGAGCACAGGCAGCGGCAGGAATAGTCGCATTCCCAGCCCTTATCCCGACATTCCTCCTCATAACCGGGCTGCCGAAGACCTCGCTACTGGTTGCAGCTCCCTTCACAGCCGTGATATACACTGTACTCAAACCATTCATAGGCTCCACCATGCCGCTACTAGCAGTCATAGTCCAGGGAGTAGAGGCGCTACTCGTCCTCGCCCTACTAGCCCGCATACTGGAAACAGAGACCGCCGTAACGGGGCCGGAGACTCTGAAGAGATGGAGGAGGAAGCTAGGCAGGAGGAGGAGCCTCATAGCACGGAGGAGACCAATGTAG
- a CDS encoding ABC transporter ATP-binding protein: MSERSWNGHVLVPRVCANTYDGLKPFIYAECIVIVGAVAGQGWCRITSGPVLVVRDLVKKYPGGVLALRGISFTVSRGEIFGLVGPNGAGKSTTFKIIATLLKPTSGQVLVDAVDVVKSPMEARKRISFVPEEVGGYRRLTGLEYLRFVISVYVKARGGSDSDVEKAVQEAVRISGLDHETLASTRMLEYSKGMKRRVQVAWALAVKPVLAILDEPTSGLDVEASYGLRKLIKEYARSHGVSVLLSSHNMLEVEYLCDKVALIHDGVIIEEGSPREIVEKYGAENLEEAYMAAMRARRGEAA; encoded by the coding sequence GTGTCGGAACGCTCGTGGAACGGTCATGTACTGGTACCGCGTGTTTGTGCGAACACTTATGATGGATTGAAGCCTTTTATATATGCTGAATGCATCGTTATTGTCGGGGCTGTTGCCGGCCAGGGGTGGTGCCGAATAACCAGTGGCCCTGTCCTCGTGGTAAGGGACTTGGTGAAAAAGTATCCTGGCGGAGTCTTGGCTTTGCGCGGGATATCGTTTACCGTGTCGCGTGGAGAGATCTTTGGCCTCGTAGGCCCTAATGGCGCGGGTAAGAGTACTACGTTCAAGATTATAGCTACGCTGCTTAAGCCTACCAGTGGCCAGGTCTTGGTCGACGCTGTGGATGTTGTGAAGAGCCCTATGGAGGCTAGGAAGAGGATTAGCTTTGTCCCCGAAGAGGTGGGCGGGTATCGTCGCCTAACCGGGCTGGAGTATCTGCGCTTCGTCATAAGCGTCTACGTGAAGGCGCGCGGTGGGAGCGATAGCGACGTTGAGAAGGCTGTCCAGGAGGCTGTGAGGATTAGCGGGCTCGACCACGAGACGCTCGCCTCTACGCGTATGCTTGAGTACAGCAAGGGTATGAAGAGGCGGGTGCAGGTCGCGTGGGCTCTTGCCGTGAAGCCGGTGCTGGCGATACTTGACGAGCCTACTTCCGGCCTTGATGTTGAGGCTAGTTATGGGCTCCGCAAGCTCATAAAAGAGTATGCGAGGAGCCACGGTGTCTCCGTGCTACTCTCTAGCCACAACATGTTGGAGGTCGAATATCTCTGCGACAAGGTAGCCCTTATCCACGACGGCGTAATAATAGAGGAGGGTAGTCCCCGCGAGATCGTTGAGAAGTATGGCGCCGAGAACCTCGAAGAAGCCTACATGGCTGCCATGAGGGCTAGGAGGGGTGAGGCGGCTTGA
- a CDS encoding antitoxin family protein, whose translation MSSKVRVVRARYEKGVLRPLEPLELREGEEVLVKVERLREREKMAEKFYGKRGPAPKELLDEFMLEAEAQ comes from the coding sequence GTGTCTTCTAAAGTTAGGGTTGTGCGTGCAAGGTATGAGAAGGGAGTGCTTCGGCCTCTGGAGCCGCTAGAGCTGAGAGAGGGAGAAGAGGTTTTAGTTAAAGTTGAGAGGCTAAGGGAACGAGAAAAGATGGCTGAGAAGTTCTATGGGAAGCGGGGCCCGGCCCCAAAAGAGCTACTCGACGAGTTCATGCTTGAGGCCGAGGCCCAGTGA
- a CDS encoding ABC transporter permease: MQPLNREWRPRHSNSPPLRRIHSDDYRYLSQQTRSLEPVPGIGEEAERSTRGPIGPEAFYPLCNAASVEDTMQASPTGRWDPLGSLGAVLQLATWLVLALYVAPIVVAAWLSWPPAAEPPFSLAWVLGWTIGQAALSATLAVAAGWPLGVLAGFYNHRFSRAAVVAALAPFMSPVVVAALGLRALYGEGGLLSSHLPWLRGLAQGWSGVVALHSYFNIGFAAAMVSASAAATERSVLEHVELLGLRGPRLWLRVLLPLTSRGALQAWGIAFLYSFTSAAPLLVAGAAYRYYTLEAWLYSLYYGFPGVSGFQGLAAILALGELGLAATFSAILLLLLARGVPSPLAARGHGLLRLGRKDWIAATLYSAAVLAYLYAPIAAIGVEAAKASLAELERLASLGPGLWGSVANSLAYAAITTLLSLVLGFVAARGRVSSITALSLIAVTPVAYGVAAVITYYRPLSSLLGPEAATIPLILLAHAAAALPLASRTLGEALARLPREITDHLLVLGLRGLRYLRHVLGSAAPAVAVAAGLSAAASLGEFGATLTVSVPRTWSLTILVYHIYGSGRYLPEASLAAIILEAMSLATIAGSIAAARKLAS; this comes from the coding sequence TTGCAGCCTCTCAACCGTGAGTGGAGGCCTAGGCATAGTAACAGCCCACCGCTGAGAAGGATTCATAGCGACGATTACCGGTATTTAAGCCAGCAGACACGTAGCCTAGAACCAGTACCGGGTATCGGGGAAGAAGCCGAGCGTAGCACCCGGGGCCCTATCGGCCCCGAGGCCTTTTATCCCCTCTGCAATGCGGCCTCGGTGGAGGACACTATGCAGGCTAGCCCTACTGGTCGCTGGGACCCCTTGGGCAGCCTCGGCGCCGTGCTCCAACTAGCAACGTGGCTCGTTCTCGCCCTCTACGTCGCCCCCATTGTTGTCGCGGCGTGGCTCTCCTGGCCCCCCGCGGCCGAGCCGCCCTTCAGCCTCGCCTGGGTGCTGGGCTGGACCATTGGCCAAGCAGCGCTGAGCGCCACCCTCGCAGTGGCCGCGGGCTGGCCCCTCGGAGTACTAGCAGGGTTCTACAACCATCGCTTCTCGAGAGCAGCAGTGGTCGCCGCCCTGGCTCCCTTCATGTCGCCGGTCGTTGTCGCGGCTCTCGGGCTCCGAGCACTCTACGGGGAGGGCGGTCTCCTCTCCTCTCATCTGCCTTGGCTCCGCGGCCTAGCCCAGGGCTGGAGCGGCGTAGTGGCGCTGCACAGCTACTTCAACATAGGGTTCGCGGCCGCAATGGTCTCGGCGAGCGCTGCGGCGACAGAGAGGAGCGTCTTGGAGCACGTGGAGCTCCTCGGCCTACGGGGCCCGAGGCTATGGCTGAGAGTCCTTCTCCCCCTCACCTCGCGGGGAGCACTACAGGCGTGGGGAATAGCGTTCCTCTACTCCTTTACCAGCGCAGCCCCCTTGCTAGTGGCGGGTGCAGCGTACCGCTACTACACTCTCGAGGCATGGCTCTACAGCCTCTACTACGGGTTCCCCGGCGTCAGCGGCTTCCAGGGCCTAGCAGCGATACTCGCCCTTGGGGAGCTAGGGCTCGCAGCAACATTCTCCGCCATCCTCTTACTGTTGCTCGCCAGGGGTGTGCCCTCGCCGCTAGCAGCCAGAGGACACGGCCTACTAAGGCTAGGGAGAAAAGACTGGATAGCAGCAACGCTCTACTCTGCAGCTGTGCTCGCCTACCTCTACGCCCCCATAGCAGCCATAGGGGTTGAGGCGGCTAAGGCGAGCCTAGCCGAGCTGGAGAGGCTTGCAAGCCTCGGCCCGGGGCTGTGGGGCTCGGTTGCGAATAGCCTAGCCTATGCGGCGATCACAACCCTTCTCTCCCTTGTCCTCGGCTTCGTCGCGGCAAGGGGCAGAGTCTCCTCGATAACCGCGCTATCCCTCATAGCAGTCACGCCCGTGGCGTACGGCGTCGCCGCGGTGATAACCTATTACCGGCCCCTCTCCAGCCTCCTAGGCCCAGAAGCAGCCACAATCCCCCTCATACTCCTAGCACACGCAGCCGCCGCGCTCCCACTCGCCTCGAGAACCCTCGGCGAAGCGCTTGCTAGGCTACCCCGCGAAATCACCGACCACTTGCTCGTCCTCGGTCTCCGAGGCCTCCGGTACCTGAGACACGTATTGGGCTCCGCAGCGCCAGCAGTAGCAGTAGCAGCAGGGCTCTCGGCAGCGGCAAGCCTAGGCGAGTTCGGAGCAACGCTAACAGTCTCCGTGCCCCGGACGTGGAGCCTAACAATCCTAGTCTACCACATCTACGGGAGCGGAAGATACCTTCCAGAAGCAAGCCTAGCAGCAATAATACTCGAAGCCATGAGCCTAGCAACAATAGCTGGGAGCATAGCAGCAGCAAGAAAACTAGCTAGCTAG
- a CDS encoding CdvA-like protein, whose translation MPRPPLTVERLQPFIGEVVYDPYGRVLGKLVSMESDVDGTVNTIVVETETRTINFVPAEAVDIKDGRVVVWPEWKTLAYSVIASYQRALKRLRGLEDMYSRNEIPSTVYREMRKKLDKSLEKLKEEAKKLKALIAKRKNDIEDENLKLDRAIANLKMSYLAGEINEKAYKIAIEHLRNAKDSNARELEDLKETKSRIESLESGAVEFVRKHEEEKAPEPAKTEPPAPSVPTATQPIPVKLIEG comes from the coding sequence ATGCCTAGGCCTCCACTCACGGTTGAGAGGCTGCAACCCTTCATAGGAGAAGTAGTCTACGACCCCTATGGAAGGGTCCTCGGGAAACTAGTCAGCATGGAGAGCGACGTAGACGGCACAGTTAACACAATAGTCGTTGAGACTGAGACCAGGACCATAAACTTCGTACCCGCAGAGGCCGTTGACATAAAGGATGGAAGAGTAGTAGTGTGGCCAGAGTGGAAGACCCTAGCCTACAGCGTCATAGCCAGCTACCAGAGGGCACTGAAGAGGCTACGCGGCCTCGAGGACATGTACAGCAGGAACGAGATACCGAGCACAGTATACAGGGAGATGAGGAAGAAGCTAGACAAGAGCCTAGAAAAGCTCAAAGAGGAGGCCAAGAAGCTGAAAGCACTCATAGCGAAGAGGAAGAACGACATAGAGGACGAGAACCTTAAACTCGACCGCGCAATAGCCAACCTGAAAATGAGCTACCTAGCCGGCGAGATAAACGAGAAAGCCTACAAGATAGCAATAGAGCACCTCCGCAACGCCAAGGACAGCAACGCGAGAGAACTAGAAGACCTCAAGGAAACCAAGTCCAGGATAGAAAGCCTCGAGAGCGGAGCAGTAGAATTCGTAAGAAAGCACGAGGAAGAAAAAGCACCCGAACCAGCAAAAACAGAACCACCAGCACCAAGCGTGCCCACAGCAACACAGCCAATACCAGTAAAACTAATAGAAGGCTGA
- a CDS encoding phosphorylase family protein → MVYGEYVYNPELLRRIIRLEFGVEAGVLSKRIVISPLPLEEVIPGIEDLLNTEGIRFKWLHTRDPVLGKAKGNLRLELGGEPYYILFVGRGAIEATDRAWIIGHDNTVEEILFVGTAASLKEDLRPGSCNVPLYTLTVLDPSLVYAGLSEGLPVADTSLVRRVLKIGRRVGCNASSSLHASVPFFYMETRRFLEYLSSIGVYTIDMELAPILRILNSLKKKAVGLVFIEDSPLHGIEYTSEEYESIKRSIHLMKKKILPRIILEFLQSK, encoded by the coding sequence TTGGTATATGGCGAGTACGTGTATAATCCCGAGCTGTTAAGAAGAATTATAAGGTTGGAGTTCGGCGTCGAGGCTGGTGTCCTTTCAAAGCGTATTGTTATATCGCCACTTCCACTAGAGGAGGTTATACCTGGTATCGAGGATCTCTTAAACACTGAGGGGATTAGATTCAAGTGGCTACATACCAGGGACCCCGTTCTAGGCAAGGCCAAGGGTAATTTAAGGCTGGAGCTAGGCGGTGAGCCATACTACATCTTGTTTGTCGGGAGGGGAGCTATTGAGGCTACCGATAGGGCATGGATAATAGGACATGATAATACAGTGGAGGAGATCTTATTCGTTGGAACAGCAGCCTCGCTGAAAGAGGATTTAAGGCCAGGCTCATGTAACGTTCCTCTCTACACGCTTACTGTGCTTGATCCCTCCCTAGTCTATGCCGGCCTCTCAGAGGGTCTTCCAGTAGCTGACACGTCACTAGTCCGGAGAGTGTTGAAGATAGGGAGGAGAGTTGGCTGTAATGCATCGTCTTCGCTTCATGCTAGTGTGCCGTTCTTCTACATGGAGACGAGGAGATTCCTAGAATATCTATCGAGCATAGGTGTCTACACTATTGACATGGAACTAGCACCTATCCTAAGAATATTGAACTCCCTTAAGAAGAAAGCGGTAGGACTAGTGTTTATCGAGGACTCCCCACTACATGGAATCGAGTACACCTCTGAGGAGTACGAGAGCATTAAGAGATCAATTCATTTGATGAAGAAGAAAATCCTACCGAGAATCATACTAGAATTTCTACAATCTAAATAA
- a CDS encoding PIN domain-containing protein gives MILVDTNAIVYYLHGVEPFASRVKQIVASREDLAVTLRIVDEVLFTLIRLEAWRRHRIKRLSELREYIRRHGIRSFYDVIDDVEELVDKLGIEVLEDKGDFTELLNAMRKFDLLPGDALIVTTAKHYNIDEILTFDEDFKRIPWLRVIQ, from the coding sequence GTGATACTAGTAGACACAAACGCTATCGTGTACTACCTCCACGGGGTCGAGCCCTTCGCCTCCAGAGTTAAGCAGATAGTAGCAAGCAGAGAAGACCTTGCCGTAACTCTGAGAATTGTTGACGAAGTATTGTTTACCTTGATAAGGCTTGAAGCGTGGAGAAGACACAGAATCAAGAGGCTAAGCGAGCTAAGAGAGTACATTAGAAGGCATGGCATTCGAAGCTTCTATGATGTCATAGACGATGTTGAAGAGCTTGTAGATAAACTAGGGATCGAGGTCCTAGAAGATAAAGGCGACTTCACGGAACTCCTCAACGCTATGAGGAAGTTTGATCTCCTACCCGGAGACGCGCTAATCGTAACAACGGCCAAGCACTACAATATAGATGAGATTCTAACCTTTGACGAAGACTTCAAGAGAATTCCATGGCTAAGGGTTATTCAATAG
- a CDS encoding ABC transporter ATP-binding protein, giving the protein MHCLEIKGLRKKYSQDTIAIRDLDFFFEPCSGIIVLIGPNGAGKTTLLRILAAQLRPTRGVVRVLGLDVVRDTDKVAEKTVFLPQAIRAPFYTLTPRDYIVSYLMIRGYGYSDATRRAREVISLFELDHYSSVKVSRLSGGTMRKVFIAAVLADENANLVLLDEPLPGLDIRSRILFWNMVRRISKEKLVIISSHYTEEVPLIADYGLVMSRGRKVAEGKPAEIVQRVFGDCLHRVILRPRHNMLVGYEEVLRNLIDNSVCKAVRLSEDMVILYVRDPSMLITKAREAGFEVILDRVGIGDVVLALGERDEAQP; this is encoded by the coding sequence ATGCACTGCCTCGAAATAAAGGGGCTTAGAAAGAAATATAGCCAAGACACAATAGCTATAAGAGACCTTGACTTCTTCTTTGAGCCCTGTTCTGGCATTATAGTTTTGATAGGGCCCAACGGGGCGGGGAAGACCACTCTTTTGCGGATTCTTGCAGCACAGCTTAGGCCGACAAGAGGAGTAGTAAGGGTATTAGGGCTTGACGTTGTAAGAGACACTGACAAGGTCGCGGAGAAGACAGTCTTCTTGCCACAGGCTATAAGAGCGCCATTTTACACGCTCACTCCCAGGGACTATATAGTCTCATATCTTATGATTAGAGGCTACGGATATTCTGATGCTACACGGCGTGCTAGGGAAGTGATTTCTTTATTCGAACTCGACCACTACAGCTCTGTAAAGGTTTCCCGCCTCTCGGGCGGAACTATGCGGAAGGTATTTATTGCAGCAGTGCTGGCCGACGAGAATGCTAACCTAGTTCTCCTCGATGAACCTCTGCCAGGCCTCGATATTAGGTCAAGGATCCTATTCTGGAACATGGTTCGCAGGATCTCTAAGGAAAAACTAGTGATAATCTCCTCTCATTACACAGAAGAAGTACCGCTTATCGCCGACTATGGGCTCGTCATGTCGAGGGGGAGAAAAGTTGCTGAGGGAAAACCGGCTGAGATTGTTCAGCGAGTATTCGGTGATTGCCTTCACCGTGTTATTCTTAGGCCTCGTCACAACATGTTAGTCGGATACGAGGAGGTATTGAGGAACCTCATTGATAATAGTGTCTGTAAGGCTGTTAGGCTATCCGAGGACATGGTTATCTTATACGTTAGGGATCCTTCCATGTTAATTACTAAGGCCAGGGAGGCGGGCTTCGAGGTTATCCTAGACCGCGTCGGTATTGGCGACGTAGTACTGGCGCTTGGTGAGAGGGATGAAGCACAGCCTTAG